TTCTACTAACCGGGATGAGGAGAGAACTTCCAAAGCCTGTTTCGTGTGTCCATCGTAGGTTCCGTCGGTCAGCCGCGTTTCAGCGACTTTGCGAAAACGATCGAGTCCCTTTAACAAGTGGGCACGTTCATTCAAGCGGGCAGGGGAGATGGAATTGAGCGTCATGTTTTCCATCACACGTCCGTCCGGTCGAAACGGAGCATGTTCTAATCCCAGGAACCCAGAACTTTTTATATTCCAGGGGTGATGAGCCATCGTGTGTGATAAATCGATGTAGGGAGGAACTGTCGGATTTACTGGTCCTTCCACTTTGGAGAGCGCTGAACCCAATGCAGGCCAGCCACCTTGAGGTTGTGCGCTGCGGAAGTGGTGACCTGTGCAACACTCAAATGAATCATGGCGGCCTTCCGCGCCGACGAGAGAGCGGATGATTGAAAACTTATCCATCATACCAGCCACACGTGGCATGAGTTCGCTGATTTGAATGCCGGGTACGTTCGTATTGATCGGTTTGAACTCGCCCCGTACCTCAGCGGGCGCATCAGGTTTCAAGTCGAACATATCCTGATGCGGAGGCCCACCCGCCAGAAAGATCATGATCACAGCTTTGTGAGATGATGGTTTTCCGCTTTTTGCCTGTGCTTTCAAAATTTGAGGTAGGGAGAGCCCTCCCATCGCCAGACCACCAATTTGCATAAAGGAACGTCTAGGCACTTTGTCGCACAAACGAACTGCTTGATCTTCAAGTCTAAGCATCAATACTTACCCTCGGCGAAAAACAATCAGCTTACGAGCACTGGATCTGCAATGATCCCTTTAATCATATAAGCATATGCCAATGCGTTCTGTTTTGATAGCACAATTGATCGTATCAATCAAAAATTTGAGAAATTAGTGATTCCGTGTGACATGCAAAACAGAAACGATTAAACAGCTCTGTCAAAAGCAATGCGCCCCTCTTCAACACTGCCACAAATCGTGAGCCGGTAACTGGGGATATTTTCTGTCAGTCTGATACCACGCGATTGAAACGGGTCAAACATAATCCAGCCTTTTTGTTCAAGCACGTTCAATTGATTCATAACCAGGTTGGTCGATCGGATTTCAAGTACGTAAACGATCTGATGCAAAGTAGGCGCGAGTCCTGTGTTGTCAATTTCATGTGTAATATAGTCGAGAATTTGCTGTTGCTGGTCAGTCAAATACTGGTTCATTGATTTCTCCAGTGCGCATCGGGCGCGTTTGATGAGCGCATTGGGGCACTCACAATCATCCATGAGAATCAGGCCCGGATTCCAATACAGGCCATAACAAGAAAAAACGCAATGATTATTTTTAAGTGACTACCTTCAGCGAGCCACACGCGGCCACCACCAGGTGAACGGGGAGGGAATCAGCGAGAACAAAGCATATATACAGTATCGTCTTTCGTCAATCAAAAAATTGAGTTGCGTTCTGAAGATTTATCGTCACTTTGCGAGAGCATGGCTAAATTCAGTAGCATTTGGCATCTTACTTGAGTCGATCCGCTGATCAGTTCGAAATAAGAGAATATGAAAATGATCAAATTCTTTCTTTCGATTGGACTTTTACTGTACATCGCATTAGATTATATTGATGCGTTATAAAGCTTATTAAGATAACTGTTTACGCTTTAGTATTAATCTCTTGAGTTCAGGAGAGTTGAGATGCCTGCAAACAGTCCCCCCAGCCATCCACAAATTTCCCGCCGGACGGCAATTGAAGTTGGCTCCATTGGCCTACTCGGATTTGGAATCAATCATCTGGATGCTTTGCGAGCTGAAGCGGCGGCACCACCGAAACATAAGACCGCGAAGTCCTGCATCTTCATTTTTCTATCGGGTGGATTGTCGCAGCACGAAAGTTTCGATATGAAACCGGAAGCGAGTGCTGAAGTTCGCGGCGAATTCGATCCGATCTCGACGAAGACTCCCGGTTTGAAGATTTCCGAACATCTTCCCATGTTGGCGCAACGCAGCCATCTCTGGTCATTGTGCCGTTCCTTGACGCATGGGTCGAATGAGCATTCGATGGGCCATCATATCATGTTAACCGGACGGTCGGATATTCCTGTGGGATTTAATCCCAGTCGCCCCATGTCGACAGATCACCCTTCGATTGCCGCCATCACTGGAGATGTCATTCAACCCCGTACTAACTTACCACCTGCTATTGCACTACCTGATAAAATTGTGCATCGCACAGGTCGCGTTATTCCGGGACAATTCGCGGGTAGAATGGGTTCGAATCGTGATCCCTGGATCATCGAAGCCTCGCCGTTTCATGTTCAGTCATATGGTGCGTTTCCCGAGTACGCGTTCGATCATCAGCAACGCGGCGGTGAGGACAATCGTATTTTTCAAACACCGCATCTCAAACTTTCTCAAGGCATGACACAAGGACGGATGAGTAATCGAATCAGTTTGCTTGAAGAGTTGGGAAAACAACGCCAGGTACTCGATATCGCGGGTCAGGTTGAAAGCTTTGATCGTTATCGTAGTGCTGCGATTTCTCTCTTAAATGACGATAAAGTCCACTACGCGATGGATGTCACACATGCGGATGAGAAAACGCAGGAACGCTACGGAAAGAACTCTTTTGGCTGGTCACTACTGATGGCTCGTCGCTTAGTTCAGACGGGAGTGAATCTGGTACAAGTCAATCTGGGGAATAATGAATCGTGGGACACGCACGGCAATTTGTTCCCCCATCTGAAAGACAAGTTATTCCCACCGACGGACCGCGCGGTTTCTGCCTTACTGGATGACTTGTCTGAAAGTGGTGAGTTGAAAGACACTTTGATTGTGATGTGCAGTGAATTTGGGCGGACTCCTAAAATATCACAACTGGCAAAAGTGTATGCCCGTCCGGGCCGCGATCATTGGGGAGCCGTCCAATCGATCTTCCTGGCCGGAGGGGGGATCAAAGGGGGACGTGTCATTGGTACGACTGACAAAGTCGGTGGATTCCCCATTGATCGACCTCAGAAACCTGAGAACTTTGCAGCAACCATCTATCGCGCTTTAGGTTTACCCAAAACAACCTATTGGCATGATGATATCGATCGCCCGCACTTCATCTACGATGGCGAGCCGATTCCTGGACTGACTTAGACCCGCTTACATGTTTCTTAAAGCGGGTACAATTTCGGTGCGTGATGCATAACAGGCAGGGACGAACCCAGCACACAAACCGGTAACCAGCGCCAGCAACATACCCACCCAGGCAAGATGCAGCGAAGGAATAAAGGCGACAGTGACCGCTTCGGCTCCGACCGACAGACTGCTGATTTTGAGAGTGATCAATGCAGCCCCGACACCGAACAGGCCTCCTGCAATACTTAATACCGTGCTCTCTGCCAGAACCAATCCAAAAACTTTGAAACCCGAAAAACCCAAAGTTCGCAGGACCGCGTGTTCCTGAATACGATCTTCGACCGACATCAACGTGGTGGTTGCGACCAGTGCAAGAACCAGGCCTACACAAGCCAGGCCCAGATAATGTGCCATTTTAATTAACTGTGATAAATCTCCCAGACTTTTTGCCTGGAAGACTCCCTTAGCTCGCGTATTGGTTTCGACGGGACCACCACGAAATCGCTCATCGATGGCGATACTCGTGGCGACTGGATCTGTCCCCGGCTTTAAGATCACTTCTAATTGTGTGACTGTGCCGACATCATTGACACCATGGCGTCTCTGTAAAAATTCGAGATGACTGTAAATATAATTCTCTTCGGCCGGATTATCACTTTGATAGATACCAGCCACATTAACCGAGAGATCACCAATTGAAAATTTGTCACCGACTTTGATGCCGCGTCGCATGGCGACAGCGCGCCCGATAATGGCAGCGTCCTGATGTGATTCAAAGTCAGTCCAATTGCCGGAGATAAACTGAAAATCCCGCGCGGTACGCAGTCTTTGCGGAGGCACTCCATAAAACACGACGACATCCAGACTCGCACGACAATTATTCGTAAAGACTTGTATGGGGATAACGTCTTTGACCCCTGCGAACTTTGCGATTTGCTGATCATAGTCCTGGGGAAGATGGCTGGTAGCGGGGCAGAATTTGTTTGCCTGAAATACGATTAAGGAGCCACGGGCCTCCTGGCGCTCTTTAAGATCGTTCATGCCTTCCTGGATCGATTGGATAAAACAAAACACAAACAGAGCCACTGCTGAACCTGCGACTGTTAAGATCGTCCGGGCTCGGTGCCCCCAAAGTGTTTTCAGGATGTAAGGAATAAGTTGCATCGTTTAATTCCCATTAACAGTTGCCGTGGTTGTTAATGATTCTGTATCACAATGTTGCATTTGAACGAGCTTGCCATGATCGAGGTAGAATTGTCGATCCGCAATTTGTGCCGCTTCGGCATCATGCGTTACCATAAGCAGTGTAATGTCCAACTCGCGGTTTAGACGTTTTAACAGATTCAGAATTTGTTCGGACGTCTCTGAATCCAAATCGCCCGTCGGTTCATCGGCAACGACGATTTTGGGGTGCTTGACAATCGCGCGTGCAATGCCGACACGCTGTTCCTGCCCGCCTGACATTTGGCGTGGATAATGGTCGGCCCGATCGAGTAAATCGACAGCCTGTAAAGCCACTTGAATGCGTTTTTTGCGTTCGGAGCGGGACATGGGTAATAGTAATAAGGGAAGCTCCACATTCTCATATGCCGTCAGTACCGGGACGAGATTATGTGTTTGGAATACATAACCCAGGTTGGCAGCCCGCCATCGTGCGAGTTGTGATCGGGAGAGCGCGGTGATTTCAGTTCCATCCACAATAATCGAACCAGAGTCGGGGTGATCAATACTGGCGATTAAATTCAGCAGTGTCGATTTTCCCGTTCCACTAGCGCCCATTAATGAGAGGAATTCTCCCTGTTCGATCTCCAACGAAACTTCATCCAGAGGCGTGATGGTCTCGCCTCCCTTATGATACCGTTTCGTGACGTGATTGATGACAACGAGTGACATAGTTAATTTCCTTCCTGATCGGTTTCACCTATGATCTGAATTCGCTCGCCCGGAATAAGTCCCTCTTTGGGAGTGGAGATCAGGTGGCTGGTCAGATTTAAGCCTTGTAAGACTTCAACCAGGGTTCCGACTGTTTTCGAATCGACTTCAATTAATTGGTGTCGGGCAATGTTTTTAGATTGGTCAACGATCCAGGCAAAACTTTGTCCCGCTTCATTGGATTCAATCATTTTCCTGGGTATATAAATGCGAGTCTCTTCATTTGCCTTTGATGTCTCTTCCGGAAGTGCAGGGGCCAGGAACGTTACATCCACCAACATTTCCGGCTTTAAAAGCGGAGAGGCGGCATCAATTTCGACTTTGACTTGTAATGTGTTTTTCTGAATGTCTGCTTCAGAGCTGATATATAGTACTTTTCCCGTCACAGGTTGACTCAATGCGGGATTGTTGATTTGCACGGGCTGGTTTAAGCTGACTTTGGGAATGTCTTCAAAACGGACATCGACCCTGATCTGTAACATTTCAGGGCGGTACATGGTAACGACGGTACTGCCATCAAATCCTTCCATCTTCGTCAGCATATTTCCGATGCTGGAGCCTGGATGCCCAATGAGTCGGTAGATGCGACCATCGACGGGGGCGCGGATCGTCATGCGATCTAAGGCCAGTTTGGCTTCATCTGCTGTGACCTGGGCATGCTCCAGTTGCGCGCCTGCTGCCTCAACTTTAGCAAGGGTTTCATCGCGTTCCTGTGTTTCTTCCGTCAATAGTTCCAGCTCTTTTTGCAGCGCGTCTTTGCGTGCCTGTAAAGCTTTCTGCTCGGCTACGAGAGATTCTTTGCGGTTATCCAGTTCTTCATATATCGCTTTGGCAGATTCCAATTCGGTCAGAGCTTCGTCAACGGTGCGCTGAGAAACCGCTGCTTTGGCGGAAAGTCTGCGTTCATAGTCATTTTTCGCAAAGTTCATTTTTGCCTTCGCACTACGGAGCATGAAAGGCAAGTTTTTCAATTCCGTGTTTTTCTTAGCCAGTTCTGCTTCTGCTGCTCTTAACACTGATTCGCGATGCACCGGCTGGTCGAGTCGAATTTGCGCTGCTTTTAAGATGGCTTTCATCTGTTGCAGTTCTGCTTTGCGCAATTTCAGATCGGCGACGGCGTGATTGTAGGTCAGCTCCGCATCTCTTCTTACCATTAACGCAATGGGTTGATCTTTTTTGACACTTTGATCTTCGACGACCAACAGTTGTTCTATAATCCCAGGTTCTAATGCGGCCACGCGAATGGGAGTGGGCCGTGGTTCGACCCAGCCTGCAGCCTGGAAGAGCGGCGTGCCTGCATTACGGATGGAAGACTGCGTCACAATCACAGGCATGACTGTGACTGGCTTGGGTGGAAACACAAGATCTCGAGAAACCCAGCACATCAATGCCAGAAAGCCAGCCAGTAGCGTACCTGGTAGCAAATAACGTGTGATGAATCGAAAGCGAGTGTGTCCCCGTATCTGCGAGGACTCACTGCGATCGATGGCTAACTGTGATAAGTCGATTTGAGACATCACTTATTTCCTAATAAAGATCCCGTTGGCAAATACGGTGAGATTACCAGTGTCATCGCGTTTTGCTTTGCCTTTGACGACCACTGTTTGCAGTTCTTTCAGATTCAGCAGCTTTCGTGCATCTTCTTTAATGAGCGTACCGTCTTCGTCAACAACTTTGATTAATGCCATTGAGGTTGGCAGCTTGCCGGTTTCACAACAGTAATCCCAAGGCTTTTCACAACCATCCCCGGGAATATCACTACAGGCCTTAAGTGAATTATCAACAATTGAAAACACAGCGCGGCCGTCGACCCAGGGATCTTCACTGCCACCAATGCGGCCTACGATCACGACCTCTTCATCATTTTGAGCTGATTCACGGGTTTTGATTACTTCTTCCGCACCCGCTGGTTCACTGGTCAGTAAGATTTCTGTGGTTGCAGTTGGCTTGCTGGGAGCCAGTTCAGTCGTACTCTTGTTTTCAGGTGCGGGAGTTGAGTTACCGCATCCGGTAACTAAGATGATAGCAACTGATAACAACGTCATTTGACACATTAAACTTTTCATTCTTTCAATCCTTTTTCATTTTTGTTATGCCCGAAAACATGATTCGGGCGGTAATTAAACTGATTTTAATCCATCGACAATCGGTAACCTGAGCGCACGCAGTGCAGGGGGGATTGCTCCCAGAAGCCCCAGTAGCACACCCACACTA
The Gimesia aquarii DNA segment above includes these coding regions:
- a CDS encoding HlyD family secretion protein, which translates into the protein MSQIDLSQLAIDRSESSQIRGHTRFRFITRYLLPGTLLAGFLALMCWVSRDLVFPPKPVTVMPVIVTQSSIRNAGTPLFQAAGWVEPRPTPIRVAALEPGIIEQLLVVEDQSVKKDQPIALMVRRDAELTYNHAVADLKLRKAELQQMKAILKAAQIRLDQPVHRESVLRAAEAELAKKNTELKNLPFMLRSAKAKMNFAKNDYERRLSAKAAVSQRTVDEALTELESAKAIYEELDNRKESLVAEQKALQARKDALQKELELLTEETQERDETLAKVEAAGAQLEHAQVTADEAKLALDRMTIRAPVDGRIYRLIGHPGSSIGNMLTKMEGFDGSTVVTMYRPEMLQIRVDVRFEDIPKVSLNQPVQINNPALSQPVTGKVLYISSEADIQKNTLQVKVEIDAASPLLKPEMLVDVTFLAPALPEETSKANEETRIYIPRKMIESNEAGQSFAWIVDQSKNIARHQLIEVDSKTVGTLVEVLQGLNLTSHLISTPKEGLIPGERIQIIGETDQEGN
- a CDS encoding ABC transporter permease, producing the protein MQLIPYILKTLWGHRARTILTVAGSAVALFVFCFIQSIQEGMNDLKERQEARGSLIVFQANKFCPATSHLPQDYDQQIAKFAGVKDVIPIQVFTNNCRASLDVVVFYGVPPQRLRTARDFQFISGNWTDFESHQDAAIIGRAVAMRRGIKVGDKFSIGDLSVNVAGIYQSDNPAEENYIYSHLEFLQRRHGVNDVGTVTQLEVILKPGTDPVATSIAIDERFRGGPVETNTRAKGVFQAKSLGDLSQLIKMAHYLGLACVGLVLALVATTTLMSVEDRIQEHAVLRTLGFSGFKVFGLVLAESTVLSIAGGLFGVGAALITLKISSLSVGAEAVTVAFIPSLHLAWVGMLLALVTGLCAGFVPACYASRTEIVPALRNM
- a CDS encoding ABC transporter ATP-binding protein codes for the protein MSLVVINHVTKRYHKGGETITPLDEVSLEIEQGEFLSLMGASGTGKSTLLNLIASIDHPDSGSIIVDGTEITALSRSQLARWRAANLGYVFQTHNLVPVLTAYENVELPLLLLPMSRSERKKRIQVALQAVDLLDRADHYPRQMSGGQEQRVGIARAIVKHPKIVVADEPTGDLDSETSEQILNLLKRLNRELDITLLMVTHDAEAAQIADRQFYLDHGKLVQMQHCDTESLTTTATVNGN
- a CDS encoding DUF1501 domain-containing protein — protein: MPANSPPSHPQISRRTAIEVGSIGLLGFGINHLDALRAEAAAPPKHKTAKSCIFIFLSGGLSQHESFDMKPEASAEVRGEFDPISTKTPGLKISEHLPMLAQRSHLWSLCRSLTHGSNEHSMGHHIMLTGRSDIPVGFNPSRPMSTDHPSIAAITGDVIQPRTNLPPAIALPDKIVHRTGRVIPGQFAGRMGSNRDPWIIEASPFHVQSYGAFPEYAFDHQQRGGEDNRIFQTPHLKLSQGMTQGRMSNRISLLEELGKQRQVLDIAGQVESFDRYRSAAISLLNDDKVHYAMDVTHADEKTQERYGKNSFGWSLLMARRLVQTGVNLVQVNLGNNESWDTHGNLFPHLKDKLFPPTDRAVSALLDDLSESGELKDTLIVMCSEFGRTPKISQLAKVYARPGRDHWGAVQSIFLAGGGIKGGRVIGTTDKVGGFPIDRPQKPENFAATIYRALGLPKTTYWHDDIDRPHFIYDGEPIPGLT
- a CDS encoding DUF1501 domain-containing protein, producing MLRLEDQAVRLCDKVPRRSFMQIGGLAMGGLSLPQILKAQAKSGKPSSHKAVIMIFLAGGPPHQDMFDLKPDAPAEVRGEFKPINTNVPGIQISELMPRVAGMMDKFSIIRSLVGAEGRHDSFECCTGHHFRSAQPQGGWPALGSALSKVEGPVNPTVPPYIDLSHTMAHHPWNIKSSGFLGLEHAPFRPDGRVMENMTLNSISPARLNERAHLLKGLDRFRKVAETRLTDGTYDGHTKQALEVLSSSRLVEALDLEKEDPKVRARYGKDSPKVLNYSLDKGYQAIMSHFLLARRAVEAGARCVTCSFAHFDWHGKNFTYARKVVPLLDQGVAALVEDLHERGMDQDVTVIVWGEFGRTPKINPRAGRDHWPRVHAALMAGGGMQNGQVIGSTNRLAEEAVDRPVHMQEVFATLYHNLGIDVASTTIEDNTGRPQYLIDQQTPIRELV